ACTATAAAGTCCGTGGTTCGAGCCCCGCATGAGCTTAAATTTACAACAATATCTTTGGCTtcaaataaactatatataagtAAGGGTATTGTGTTAGTATAATCACCCCCTAAACTTTTAGACTTTGTCAAATACacttttaaagttttaattttggtaACTAGACCCCCAACCCATATACTTCAACCCTTTCTACTTTCGTAATTtggagtgaaaaaaaatttactactTAGCACGAGTTTTAAAGAAGTTATTTTAATGTAGAAGCGTGAAAGTGGttgaaacagaaaaaaaaaaaaaagtttaatcaaATATAAGAGAAAGTTTTGAATACTtaactgaaaattttatttcattaatatttaattgaaaaaaactTACTaactaaacacaaaaaaaagtttgtaaagcttcaaaatacattttttttttgttttcacgaaaaaaaaaaagtaaagcacAAGAAGTGAAGTATATGCTAAAtccatctttattttttattactttctAAGTGTTTTGAAGCTTGATAAGATCACACGCAAAACATTTTCCAGAATGTGTGCTTAATTAACAAGTTTTGGGatctaattgttaaaattaattagtagtATTTTGTCAAATCTTCAAAGTTTAGGGGGttgtttgcattttttttttttttttttttgcccttttagTAGAAAACAGAAGCCCTGTTTTTTTCTTAAACCCTACAAACCCTCGCCCGTCTCCTCCGAAACCCTAATAATCCAGATCGGAAGGAGCCCCGAAACCCTTTACATGGGGATCTTCGAGCCGTATAGGGCCCTCGGCTACATCACCGGCCCCGTGCCCTTCTCCGTGCAGAGGCTCGGCACCGAGACCTTCGTCACCGTCAGCGTCGGAAAAGCTTTTCAGATCTACGACGTGAGCCCTCTTTCCCCTTCTTTTGATTCTCTTTGGGCGTTTTTCTATGAGTTTTGTGGTAAATAATGCTTATTTTTGGGCTGGGGATAGTGTGACAAGcgtaaaccctaggtttctttTTGTGGAAAGTAGAGAGGAGTTGATTGCAGGGTCTATTTATAGAATTTGGATGTTTTGTGTGTAGTTATGTTGTTATTTTTCATGTTTCTAGTCGTCTGTGAGGTGTGTGATGTTAATTGTGGTTGAGTATCTGAGAAAGAtgggatttttagacttttGAACAACTTATAGATTACATGTTGTTCGGAGTTTTTCGTTTCAGATGTTTTAGAAGTATGTATTATGTTAAAATCCTGGTAACAGATTCTCTATAAAGTAAAGGTAGAAGTGCCAAATGGGAGCTTTTGGTTTTGGGCctcaaaatctcatttttgattCCCACTACAACAGAAGTGCTGGACTTTTCTGTTTGCGAAATGCTTTGCTATAGGTGTCTGCTGCTGAAAGTAGAAGCAGACCCAAACAGACACTAAAGCTACTAGGTAGCTATGTTCTGTTTAGAGCAATTTCATTGTTGTGAATATATTGTATGCTTTGGACAAGAAATTTGATGGAAATTTCAACAAGAGCCTCAGCCTGGTTTTACTGGTATCTTTGTAATTCATGGTGACACCTAAAATTTTGAGGTCTTAGTTTTTAAAGGAATTGGGGGAATGGTTGGGGGGATGGAAGAGATGGGTATGACTTCTCCCATAGTAGCAACCTTACTACATAAAGTAGAGATGGTACATTTTGAATATAATTACAGTATTAGCACGAAAAACCAGTGCGACATTATTAATGGTATTTGTTTGTTGCACTTCTTGCTTCTCTGAAGGTTGCAAAGTGACCAATTGCTAGATACCAGTCCAAATCTATAGTTGATTCAAGAAGAAAGCTATCCATGAGATCCTGTCAAACGAAATTCTTGTGTGGAAGATTCATCTGCCATTTAGTTCAGATCTGAACACGTTGAAATTGGCATTTGTCAGGGTGAAATTTGCTTCCTGTTTGATTTCGCTGTAGGATTTGTTGCCCAAGGGGGCACACAATTGTTGCTATCAAATCAATGGAAAGAAATAATATTGTGATCTTAATAGAAATTATAGAATGGTGTGCCAACAAGTGTCTCAATTCAAAAATTCAGCCCCAAATTGGATGCTTCAGCAATCAGCATCATTACAAAATATTGTAATAGACTGTGGATATGTCAGGGGCTTTCAAGTCAATGTATCATAGGAGATTCCAAACATGTTTTTCTATGTCGTCCTTTTATGTATGTGGCTTGCATAGATAAATTGTCGTTATCTTTTTGTCTCTATGCTCATGCTATAACcttaaggtaccgtttggttcgggtataagcaagaactagctattacagggataggtacaagtatggggataagaaaaatagtgtttggatgaaaattgggttgttcccgaggataggaacaattttaggtagttttatatagaaaatggaggtgttggtggggataaccgagaactactattctcgggtaaaaaattagtgtttaggtataaaggggggataagggcctattcctatccctatcccctaaccaaacgctgcctttttttaagaatattaatGCATATTCACTCTTGCTTTCAGTAATTTGGGACTCATTagctttatttttcttgcagTGTGCTAAGCTGACTTTGGTTCTTTCCGGTAAGGTTTAATATCTTGTTAGTATTTATTTTCATCGATTGCTTGGTCATGCTTGAAAccttgttttttatttatttgaaaatcTCTGTTCAAGTAGACTTGTTGTTTATTCTTTCAGTTTTTTGACTGGCAACCTTGTTAATTCTTTTTGTATGTCAAAATCTGTAAtgtatttctttctattttctctTTGGAGAATAAATCAAATGTACATCAAATTAACCTGATGAAGAAATAAGATAACAACAAGAATCCAGGGAATGAGAGAGTTCATTTGCCATATTATAATTTATCTTAGTTCTAAACAAAGTCTATCTCGTTAACACATGAAAATCCTCTCTCCATTTCAGTTTCTTTAGATGTACTAACATCTTCTAAGGGCTGGACTTATAATTGTTATTAGCACTTTCTCTCTTCGGATTGCTACAACAATTTGGTgtaggtttttatttttttttttctttttgggtaatGCAACCTCCGTCAAAAGGCTCTTAAATTTTCTTCTGGGTAATCATGTGCAAGCATTTGATTCAATAGTAGCCCATTAATTTCAGCTAAATTATTCAGAACGATATAAGATTTCAGCTTTTTAGTAAAGGCCTTCGTGTTCCCCTTCTTACGTAGGACAGATTATTATAGTGAACTAGGAGGAAAGGTGAAAAGAAATTTCCATGTGAGTTTAAATGATTAAATAATGATATTACACATGGTTTTAAACTAATATCAACTTCATGAGTATCTAGACTAATTAGTTTGAGACATGGATGGACTGTGCCGCACTTGTGCTAGCTATAGTGTTTATTGGCTATTCGTTGATGTGTGTGTATATTAGGTACATCCATGCCGCTTAGCAGAAGtcaagttctttttttcttttttctttttaatttaatgttgAGCGAGCTTGCCATGCTTCCATTTAATGGAGGAATTCATCCTTTATGAAACAAATAACTCAAATTGTTTATTAGCTTAATTCTAAGATACAGCCCAAATAATCAATGAAAAATAGTGAGTTCTGTATGGTTATGCCATCCTTTTTTATAAAAGGGAAGTTAGTATTGAAGTTTGATAAGCAGAACTAAATAAGTTCTACTTTGATAACAAAGATTTTACTTTTTCCTTAGGCCTTTTCACTTATGACAAGCATCTCTGGACATTGCGTAGCTATAAATTGATTTATCAAACTAACCATGGTTGCATGCTATTAGTGCTTCCTTGCTGTTTCTCAGTTCTCTTTTATTCTACTTATAATGTGTGTGAAATATTTCAAAAGGACCTCAACTGCCAAAAAAGATCCGTGCTCTTGCATCCTGCAAAGATTATACTTTTGCTGCGTACGGAAGCGATATTGGAGTGTTCAAACGTGCTCAGCAGGTTAACAAGAGGAATATTTTTTTGCATTACTATTTTATGTTGTTTTGAAGTAAGATGAGTAGTTCTGACTCTCCTTCCTGCTGCTTCTACCAATGGGTGTTGAAGCCTTCATATTtgttgttttttcatttttttggagCTGGAATGTTTTCTGGTGCTTGTATACTAAAATGACATCTAATAGAAGTTTTACCCAGGATTCATAGTTGTCTGATGTACTTTATGCACAACTTGTGGCTTTATAAGGATATTATTTCAGTTGAAGCCTGCTTGTATGGTATATTGTACCCTTTTATAGTTGGCTATATTTTTTGAGGAAGTTGCCAATCCTAGAGCTGTTGCTAGTATTTAATTATAGCTTCAGACCACTGCTATATTTAGCACTTTGGACAGAACTTGTTGCATTATGATGCTTGTCTGAACATCTATTAGCACAGCATATTTCTTAACCTTTGGTTCttaacttctcttttttttttctttttgataatTGTTTCCTTAATATTTCATGTTTTCAATTATTCTGTATTCTCACAATGTACACCGGGCATGTTTTCATTGCTGAACATGATCTGATCTGTGTTTGTTAAGGCTTTTTATCAACTATTTCTTTTCCCTCCATAACTTACTGTTGTTATTCAACTTCCAATCAGGTAGCCACATGGAGCAAACACAAAGAAAAAGTCAAGTTATTATTCTTGTTTGGAGAACATATCTTGAGCCTAGATATTAGGGGTAACATATTTATTTGGTCATTTAAAGGAAGGGAGCCTAACCTTGAACCAGTTGGGCATATACTTTTAGAAGGCAAATTCTCTCCAAGCTGCATAACGCATCCAGATACTTATCTAAATAAGGTAGATGCAGGGTCATTTTTTAATTCCCAGAGTTTATACTGAGGCCTCATCAAGACTTGAACTCTATTCATGAATTCACAGTATATTACTCAGTTGGAAATTCAGACTTAAATTAATTCTGAATCAGGTCATCATTGGTAGTCAAGAAGGTCCACTGCAACTATGGAATGTCAGCACGAAGAAGAAACTTTACGAATTTAAAGGCTGGAATTCATCTGTATGTTGTTGTGTTGCATCACCTGCATTGGATGTGGTTGCTGTTGGCTGTTCTGATGGAACTATCCATGTACACAATATGCGGTATGATGAAGAGTTAGTTTCATTTCCGCATTCTGTTCGTGGTTCTGTGACTGCATTGTCATTTAGAACAGGTAATACGCTCATCTAGTGTTTTGTTGAAAGTATCAAATTATTCTATGCGGCACACCTTTGAATTTGACCTATACAGAATGCTTCATGTTTTGGTCTCGCTTCAACTGTGTTTATTCAACTATTGTGGATATTGTAGTTTCTTGGCGTAACATACTAGTTTACGACATTTTACGTTTCTGCAAATTTGAATCTTGGACTAGGAATATTCTCAGTGTGCTATGCAGGAATGTATGATTCACAACAAATTTAGTGCATGATGTAAGAAATCTTAATGATTACCTTGATTTTATGTGAAGTTTCTCTAATGTGCAAACTAGGTTGATTTCTTAAATTTAGGGAATGCAAAAGGTTGGTATGTTAAGATTTCATTCTCTATGTCATTATTACAAACAGTTCTCTTCCTTTTTATCTGTACAACCAGATGGACAACCACTTCTAGCTTCTGGAGGTTCATCAGGTCTGATTAGCATATGGAATCTTGAGAAGAAAAGGCTTCAGTCTGTCATTAGGGAAGCTCATGATGCCTCAATAGTGTCACTGCATTTTTTTGCCAATGAGCCTGTTCTTATGAGCTCTGCAGCAGATAATTCAATAAAAGTAAGGGCTCACCTTTAATACTTTTGCCATATATAAATGATTCCATTCTATGAATGATTTCAAGAGTGATACTACTAGAAAGTGGAAACATATTGAAGTTTGGTTTTTAGCCTCACCCTATGCAAATTTTTGCGAGTTGCTGAGTGTTCACAGTGCTATAAGTTAGATTGGGATACTCAAATATGCTTTTCTGTCAACTTGTGTAGATTTCTTGGCTGCTTTCTAGATCAGctgaaataatattttgttgacaagtatatattaatataaaaaattaagtgttgcttattttatattatagtcACGACTTCTATTACTACAACAATGACTTTCTGGGTTTAAGTTGCATTTAATTTAGTAGCATCTCAACCTTAATTTAATCTGAGTTGGCACTGACACTTCCTTTAAACAGTCTTGCTTAATCTGCATAATCTACTTGTTTCTCTGTTCCAGATGTGGATTTTTGATAACAATGATGGAGATGCTCGCCTTTTACGTTTTCGAAGTGGCCATAGTGCTCCACCTCTTTGTGTGAGGTAAAGAGTCCCATCACTTTCTTTTTGCAAGCGTTTCTAGTCAACATCCACTCATCTTGGATTTACTTTTTCAGAGATAGTTTTTGATTGAAATTACTTTTTACAATGGTTGGTGCATTGTGCTGCAAATCTATTTCGACAAGTTGGTACTCTTGTGAGCTTCTCTAGTGTTAGTGCTTGTGGAGTTATCAACAATTTGTTACAGAGTTTGAttctttattttcaaaattcatgACTTGAGGGTGAATATATTGGATCAGAACTTGCTACAGTGTTATATTATAGGTCGGTACTGCCAGGTTGCTTGGCATTAAACTACCCAGATGGTAAAATTTACCCAGTAGTTGGATAAATTTCTGCATTCTTGTTGAATGATAAAGCTTTATTATTCATAATGGTTCGATTATAGGTTCTATGGAAATGGAAGATTCCTCTTATCTGCCGGGCAAGACCGTGCCTTCCGTCTCTTCTCTGTCATCCAGGTATTATACACTTGTTCTCTTTAATATTATTCTTCTTTTCTACTAACATAACCTTAATAGGACAAGACCCTCTTCTAAAGGAACTAATATCATGTGTTCTGGGATGCATTGGTTTGAGCTTCTCCAAAAATATTTGTACGAAACCAATTTACATGTTTCAAATGCTAAACTATCCAAGTTGACTTCACTTTGTTTTTTTGTAGTTTGTTGACAATAATTGAATTTGTCTAGTAATGAAATGTAGGTTGCAATAGTTATTCCAGATATAAGACACTAGAACTTCTGCTGAAAGAATTGTATGCTCGTCTGTTTATGAATTGTTGTCCCAATCAGCTTAATCCGAATGGTAGGGATTCTTTGGGATTTTGCTTAAAGTATTTGGAATATTCCAAGTGCATATGCATATGCCTTGTTTTAACTAGAATGTGCTTAGATcataaaaacaaatattaatgCCTAAAAGCTACTAAATATCAGAATTGTTGTGCAGGACCAACAAAGCAGAGAGTTGTCTCAGCGCCATGTGGCTAAAAGAGCTAAGAAACTTGGAAAGAAGGTAATATGGAGTAATCTgcattctctcttttttctctcttttttttttttctccctttgcTTGGGTATCATGGgaaaaacaaatttcaatgatCGGTTTCTCCTTTTGTCTTTGGTTCGCAGGAAGAAGAGATCAAGCTAAGGCCTGTCATTGCTTTtgattttggtatgtatttttGCTTCAATTAATATCTCTCAATgtcatgcatttccatgatgTTTCGGTAACCAGTGTACCTGCTTTCACTCAAAGATAAGTCTCGTATTTGAACAATCATGTGCGAGTAATTGTGATATAAGATCTCATAAACATGCTTTTCAGCTGCTGaattatatctttttttgtATGCATAAGAAGCTAGAGTATCTAAAaaatgagtccggctactatactcttatgagttcgatcgccttcgtactcataagttgttttcgatgatagagcttccgaatcgacgatacataccgttaaatattatctagagcatttaaaacttttagaaatcaaattttataatttttcgatattatttaccttacgatcaaaagctcacaaaaatgacaatttttaacggccggtatgagatatttgctaatttaacggtgaaaaagaatcggaataggttgactttttgatagaaaattctattcactacctaaataaagatcaataactccgatcttaagttgaaggatctgatcatccatttttaggatgtcgttcaattttaaccgttcattttatacccgcttgatggactttataatgatttcgaaaaattacgaaatttattttctagaagtttcaaatactctagatcatatttaatggtgtggatcgtcgattcgaaaatcccaacattgaaaacaacttatgagtacgaagggctctatactcataagagtatagtagccctactcctaAAATACAAAGATTTAAAATTGCTCTACATGGCTGTATTTTGCCATAAACACAGCTAGTTTTGTGAAACCTATTTGTCGACTTTCCTGTCTGCCGGATAGTGGTCATTTTATTATTTCCAGCTGCCTTGTTTTCTGCATAATACTTTATTATGATTCCATTATAGTTGTTATGCTGTAGTGTAGTTGCTGGGAATTGGATGCAGCTGTATTATCAGTTAGTTTTGCTAATTTTACAACTATGAGATTATAGCTATATGAAACAGAAGTAGAAGAACGAATCGATGCTCGTAAAAATGCCAGAACTTGTTTATAAATTGAAGTGTCTCCATTTAAGAACCAAGCAgatttttgcttctaggttaaatTTATACATCAGTTGATAGATTACAAGAAGTTGTTGAAAAGCAAAAATTCAGAATGGATGGAAGGTGGAAAAGTTTCTCCAAATGCGTTTAGTTATAATCTAATGTTACTTTGTCAGTCTCTCTTATTCTTGCTGGCGATATATTATGTATTCATCTTTCTGATAGTTCTTTTGCAAATGCATTCTCTTAATTATAGATATTGTGGTTAGTGAAATATTTTCAACTATTATGCTTGTCTGTTACTTGAGACTAAAATAATGATTGTAGCTGAGATACGTGAGCGTGATTGGTGCAATGTTGTGACGTGTCACATGGATACTCCACGGGCATACGTATGGCGGCTTCAGAACTTTGTTCTTGGTGAGCATATTCTGACACCATCTGCAGACATTGAATCACCTGTTAAGGTACACCAGTCCTTTAACTTTGTTGGTTTTATTGTTTTGATTTCAAAACAACAAAGATAACAGTTTTCTCTGGTCCTAAAACTTGGTGGAGAAAATATTGTCATTTTATTCAAAACTCTCTAATGATATGGATTAAATGGTTCCGTCAAATTTATCGCCTGTATTTTATGTTGTGCGGCAGACTTGTACAATAAGTGCATGTGGTAATTTTGCTGTCTTGGGAACTGAGGGTGGTTGGATTGAAAGATTTAACCTGCAATCGGGAATCAGCCGAGGCAGCTACATTGATACTCTTGAACCTAGACAATGTGCACATGATGGAGAAGTAGTCGGAATTGCTTGTGATGCTACAAACAGTTCATTAATAAGTGCAGGGTATCATGGTGATATCaaggtccctttttttttttctaaatatgcAGCTCAGTTTTTTCTGTTTAAACTCTCCTTTTGTAACATCAAACATAGAAATGATTTTGGAGCGAATCTGTTagaatgtaaaaagatattcagattttgttatattatatattttttgagagagaaaggtagtaagCTCTCCACTTTGTTCATTTTTTGGAAATGagcttagctagaaatgtagaGCAACTAGGCTTCGAGCTTAAGAACTCGTGTACCAACCATCGTGCCCTTAGCAAACTGCGCTAGATACAATCTATAATTTtggtattattaatttatagaatAGGACATCACGAGTACATCACGAGTACATCATGATAATAAGAGTGCATCCGCGCTTAAAGTAATATATGTAGTTTGACATAATACGTACATCATGATAATAGGAGTGCATCCACGTTCAAACTATTGTATGTGCACAATGTACAGACTCGTACTAGATTGCTGATATATTTCTCTTGGTTAGCATTGTATTCAATTCTCCGCAAAGAACCTTTTCAGAGTCTTTAATGCGGTTGAATTTGGCATGACACAAAGAGCAATTTTAATGCTTAGTTAATTCATAACAAGGACTATTTAACTGTGAATTGTTATCTATTCTCCACATGAAAATGTGCACTTCTTTGTTTTTCTGATCTCTGAAGTGCCATCCATGATCATGCATATTATTCAAGCTACAATAAATAACTTATTATCTGTTTCAGGTGTGGGATTTCAAAAGTCGTGGACTAACAGCTCGACAGGAAGTTGGACGTTCTCTTGTGAAGTTTGTATATCACAGAGTAAATGGTATGGTCCAATCTCCAATATCTTCATTCTATCCAGAAGAGAATATAATTGATTAATCTCATTATTTTGTTTTCAGGACTTCTTGCAACTGTGGCAGATGACATGGTTCTTCGCCTGTTTGATGTTGTGGCACTGCGAATGGTTCGTAACTTTGAGGGTCATACGGATCGAGTTACCGATTTGTGCTTTAGTGAGGATGGAAAGTGGCTTTTGTCTTCTGGTATGGATGGAACTCTCAGAATATGGGATATCATATTGGCCAGACAGATAGATGCAATATGCGTCGATGCGTCCATAACTGCACTATCTCTGTCACCTTCTATGGATGTATTGGCAACTACTCATGTTGATCAGAATGGTGTCTATCTTTGGTGAGCTTACATTTCATTTATTTGCTGATTGCATCAGTTTTAGCTAGCATGCACGTTCTGTAACTGAAAACAGAAGTTTAAGACTCATTCATGTAATATTATGTCAAGAACAGGCACTGTAGACAACTTATATAGGTCCAAAAGATTTGTATTATAGACTAATAAAAGGAGATCTAaaattgctttttctttttcgcattGTAAGTCcacttctccttttttttttttttttttttttttttttctttttgattagCAATAATAGGATACTTTATTGGTTTTTCATGCTTCTTTATTTGAACTATCTTACTTTGGTTAGGATTACAAGCTATAATGATTTCTATTTGTGCTTTTCTTTTGCTGTGTAGACTCAGAACTTTCGTCTTTTGAATTTTCAGGGTTAATCAGGCTATGTTCTCGGGGTCCACCAATATAGATAATTATGCAAGTGGGAAGCATGTACGAAATGTTCAAATGCCATCTGTCTCTGCGAAAGAAGGATCCGAAGAAGAATCAATTCAAGCTTCAGGCAACCAGTCCCAAATGAAAAATTCTTCGTTTGCACATATTGATCACCAAATACCTAATCTAATCACACTCTCCTTGCTTCCGAGGAGCCAGTGGCAACATTTGACTAATTTAGACATTATAAAGGTTAGTTTGGCTATTTAAGTCAATATATAGGCTCTTTCACATGGATATGAGTTAAATATAATTCTATTTCAAATTATGCATGTATTACTTTTGATTTATTATGCTATTTCATGTCTTATTACGTGGCTTTATTTGTCCTTGTCTCATCTACTGTAATTTCTACTTCCGGTGCATTCAGGTTCGTAACAAGCCAGTTGAGCCACCGAAAAAGCCGGAAAAGGCACCCTTTTTCTTGCCCTCTACTCCGTCTCTTTCCGGAGAAATAGTATTTAAACCTAATTCTGATGCCAATAGTGAAGAAAAAGATCGAAAAAATATTGGCCTGAAGCATCATAACAAAACTGCTGATATAACCTCGCGATTCATTCTGCTGTTACAGTCCTGTGGAGATACAAAAAACTGTAAGCATTTCGAGTGACCTATTTGcaattatactattattatgtaatatataggAGAATCATGTAAAACAAGTAATAGGCTTATTGTTTCTTCCGCCATctttgttaaataaaatttcaaagccacccatcatcatcatctttttcTCATCTATTTTGATTAaaccttttgttttatttctcaAGGTTTACTTGCTGATTTCAGAATTTACACTCTTGAGCTGCAGTTTCAGAGTTTACGGAGTACATTAAAAGTTTATCTCCCTCATCTCTGGATATGGAACTGCGATTGCTCCAGATAGTAGATGACGGCAATCTAGAAAATCTGGACCAGCGGCCTGAATTAGGTTCTATCGCACTTCTGTTGGATTATTTCATTCATGAGCTTTCCGCCAGGAATAACTTCGAGTTTATTCAAGCTGTTATTAGGTTGTTTCTTAAGGTATGTATTGGTTATTTAGTGTTTCATTGCTTTTTTACGCGTGCTTTTAATTAAGCCTTAAGATGTGAACTGTAAAGATTAATGTTATTTCATCAAATGAAGCTTATTTTGGCCTTGTGAAGTACGGCAAAGTAATTTATGTTCGCAGCTACACTTAAGTGGTTCTTTCCAGGGTAAGCGAATCTCAGAAATTGAACATGGAAAATTAGCCTTGTTTGGCCTCTAAATTACTTAAATTGGAACCGTAACACCTGTTGCTTGAGAATCTTCTGTaacttcttttttctgttttatgTTATAGGAAAAGTATGATTTTAATGCATtgtttttttatactattatttAGGTGTAAGAAAATTATTGGCTTCCTACTAACATAAACT
This window of the Ananas comosus cultivar F153 linkage group 19, ASM154086v1, whole genome shotgun sequence genome carries:
- the LOC109724848 gene encoding U3 small nucleolar RNA-associated protein 21 homolog translates to MGIFEPYRALGYITGPVPFSVQRLGTETFVTVSVGKAFQIYDCAKLTLVLSGPQLPKKIRALASCKDYTFAAYGSDIGVFKRAQQVATWSKHKEKVKLLFLFGEHILSLDIRGNIFIWSFKGREPNLEPVGHILLEGKFSPSCITHPDTYLNKVIIGSQEGPLQLWNVSTKKKLYEFKGWNSSVCCCVASPALDVVAVGCSDGTIHVHNMRYDEELVSFPHSVRGSVTALSFRTDGQPLLASGGSSGLISIWNLEKKRLQSVIREAHDASIVSLHFFANEPVLMSSAADNSIKMWIFDNNDGDARLLRFRSGHSAPPLCVRFYGNGRFLLSAGQDRAFRLFSVIQDQQSRELSQRHVAKRAKKLGKKEEEIKLRPVIAFDFAEIRERDWCNVVTCHMDTPRAYVWRLQNFVLGEHILTPSADIESPVKTCTISACGNFAVLGTEGGWIERFNLQSGISRGSYIDTLEPRQCAHDGEVVGIACDATNSSLISAGYHGDIKVWDFKSRGLTARQEVGRSLVKFVYHRVNGLLATVADDMVLRLFDVVALRMVRNFEGHTDRVTDLCFSEDGKWLLSSGMDGTLRIWDIILARQIDAICVDASITALSLSPSMDVLATTHVDQNGVYLWVNQAMFSGSTNIDNYASGKHVRNVQMPSVSAKEGSEEESIQASGNQSQMKNSSFAHIDHQIPNLITLSLLPRSQWQHLTNLDIIKVRNKPVEPPKKPEKAPFFLPSTPSLSGEIVFKPNSDANSEEKDRKNIGLKHHNKTADITSRFILLLQSCGDTKNFSEFTEYIKSLSPSSLDMELRLLQIVDDGNLENLDQRPELGSIALLLDYFIHELSARNNFEFIQAVIRLFLKIHGETVRHHSILQAKAKKLLEVQSSVWQRIDKMFQSARCMATFLSNSQF